In one window of Nitrospirota bacterium DNA:
- a CDS encoding DUF3187 family protein, whose protein sequence is MRTRRSIYTTNFLERNLKFIFVLSVFFLVLLPSIAFSFKGPLQIKNQYPITLHANQPYLETADTESSFSASLSHSSTYTVQNSANWSFNMDMEITELNLRYKRDIKDLFEIGLEVPVLYFGGGFMDGFLESYHSTFGFSDYGRSNRPHNEFIYEVRRDNALVVRGETGAGLGDVRLTLKKSLMSSGDFGLSVKGDLELPTGDAKAGYGNGSIDAGISVLMNYYICQGIATYWNLGAVSPGDVRGYEKINLKDFVYGGMAVEADLNKGFSLIAQLQGQSRIYPKTNLLAVDRAAYLLSLGGRYHSGKNSVELLLAEDINTAGAPDFILNLSYKIKL, encoded by the coding sequence ATGAGAACACGAAGAAGTATTTATACAACTAATTTTTTAGAAAGAAATTTAAAGTTTATCTTTGTGCTTTCTGTGTTTTTTCTTGTGCTTCTCCCTTCTATTGCTTTCTCATTTAAAGGTCCTCTTCAGATAAAAAACCAGTACCCGATAACACTTCATGCAAATCAGCCTTATCTAGAAACTGCTGATACTGAAAGTTCTTTTTCCGCAAGCCTTTCACATTCAAGCACATACACTGTCCAGAATTCAGCAAACTGGTCTTTTAATATGGACATGGAAATTACAGAACTTAACCTGAGATACAAAAGGGACATAAAAGACCTTTTTGAAATCGGGCTGGAGGTCCCGGTGCTTTATTTCGGCGGCGGGTTTATGGACGGATTTTTAGAATCATATCACAGCACATTCGGCTTTTCTGACTACGGCAGGAGCAACAGACCGCATAATGAATTCATCTATGAGGTCAGGAGGGATAATGCACTTGTCGTACGCGGGGAAACTGGTGCAGGCTTGGGGGATGTGAGGCTAACGCTTAAGAAATCCTTGATGTCATCAGGGGATTTTGGTTTGAGCGTGAAAGGAGACCTTGAGCTTCCGACAGGGGACGCAAAGGCAGGTTATGGAAACGGCAGTATTGATGCCGGCATTTCTGTCCTCATGAATTATTACATTTGTCAAGGGATTGCAACATACTGGAATCTTGGCGCTGTTTCTCCTGGAGATGTCAGGGGGTATGAGAAGATTAATTTAAAGGATTTTGTTTATGGCGGCATGGCAGTAGAGGCAGATTTAAACAAGGGGTTTAGCCTTATTGCACAGCTTCAGGGACAGTCGCGTATATACCCTAAAACTAACCTTTTGGCTGTGGACCGCGCGGCGTATTTGCTCTCGCTTGGAGGCAGATACCATTCAGGAAAAAACAGCGTTGAACTTTTGCTTGCAGAAGACATAAATACGGCAGGCGCGCCTGATTTTATTTTAAACCTGTCGTATAAGATAAAATTATAG
- a CDS encoding PIN domain-containing protein, with protein MKGDKVFVDTNILVYAYDTSAGEKHKKAVQLMESFWNSGNGIISSQVVQEFFVNVTRKMSKPLDVLTAKEIVKDLLKWNTIIVNGEIILEAIEIQRKHKYSFWDAVIIESAVRGGVVLLLSEDLTDGQIIKGVKIKNPL; from the coding sequence ATGAAAGGCGATAAAGTGTTCGTAGATACAAATATTCTTGTATATGCTTATGATACGTCTGCCGGAGAAAAGCATAAAAAGGCTGTGCAATTAATGGAAAGTTTCTGGAATTCAGGCAATGGGATTATCAGCTCTCAGGTTGTGCAGGAATTTTTTGTGAACGTAACGAGAAAAATGAGTAAACCGCTTGATGTGCTTACAGCTAAAGAAATTGTGAAAGATTTATTAAAATGGAATACCATAATTGTTAACGGAGAGATAATTTTAGAGGCGATAGAAATTCAAAGAAAACATAAATATTCTTTCTGGGACGCAGTGATTATAGAATCTGCTGTAAGGGGCGGGGTTGTTTTATTGTTAAGTGAAGACTTAACTGATGGGCAGATAATTAAGGGGGTTAAGATTAAAAATCCTTTATGA
- the cobU gene encoding bifunctional adenosylcobinamide kinase/adenosylcobinamide-phosphate guanylyltransferase: MENKITFIIGGARSGKSAFALAEANKFKGQKAYIATAQALDEEMRERVEKHKQQRGSEWDTYEEPLKVADVLQGIKDKYKVIIIDCLTLWLSNLMCSGNDVEKGIDSLCGSLSTVYCQLFTVSNEVGMGIVPDNELARRFRDFAGILNQKVAGIADDVYLVTAGIPVKIKGSK, encoded by the coding sequence ATGGAAAACAAAATTACTTTCATAATCGGCGGCGCAAGGAGCGGGAAGAGCGCATTTGCTCTCGCCGAGGCGAATAAATTTAAGGGGCAGAAGGCATATATCGCAACTGCTCAGGCGCTTGATGAGGAGATGAGGGAGCGGGTTGAGAAACACAAGCAGCAAAGAGGCAGTGAGTGGGATACCTACGAAGAGCCTCTGAAGGTTGCGGATGTTCTGCAGGGCATTAAGGATAAATACAAGGTCATCATTATAGACTGCCTGACGCTTTGGCTCTCAAACCTGATGTGCAGTGGTAATGACGTTGAAAAAGGGATAGATTCTTTATGCGGTTCACTGTCAACTGTTTACTGTCAACTGTTCACTGTCTCTAATGAAGTCGGCATGGGCATTGTGCCTGATAATGAGCTTGCCCGCAGATTCAGGGATTTTGCAGGTATTTTAAATCAGAAAGTTGCCGGTATTGCAGATGACGTCTATCTGGTGACGGCAGGGATACCGGTTAAAATAAAAGGTTCAAAATAG
- a CDS encoding CopG family transcriptional regulator — protein sequence MEKQNVTLSLPKPLLKKAKIIAASKEKSLSELLRETLEEKIRGETGYQTAKDRQIGLMRKGFDLGTKGKITISREELHERR from the coding sequence ATGGAGAAGCAAAATGTAACTTTATCATTACCTAAGCCCCTGTTAAAAAAGGCAAAAATAATTGCCGCAAGCAAGGAAAAATCTCTGAGTGAACTTTTAAGGGAAACCCTTGAAGAAAAAATCAGAGGGGAGACGGGGTATCAAACGGCAAAGGATAGACAAATCGGGCTTATGAGGAAAGGCTTTGACCTTGGGACAAAAGGGAAGATTACAATTTCAAGGGAAGAACTCCATGAAAGGCGATAA